Proteins encoded by one window of Methylovirgula ligni:
- a CDS encoding tyrosine-type recombinase/integrase: protein MSIYKREGSPNYTYDFQFKGQRFAGSTGHANKRDAEAREREIREELKRQFANARSFDAAPMTIDEAAGRYWAEVGERAKSHRDINWSLVYIVKNLGPDKAIASITDSDVAALVARRRGDLVSYPKMIAGKMAKERIPKRISNSTVNRSVIDPLRRVLRRAEQNWGETVGRINWRVHRLREPVERVRFASAEEEAAIFAVLPSHYHPAVRFAILSGLRASELCGMKWTDINWSGLIITVRGKGNKTAPIPLSAAMIEILAPMRPRDAVGTPVWRNMSNEPMTYRSLSAAFVKACEQAGVVGLRLHDLRHTCATRLLRSTGNLKMVSRLLRHSDVSTTAKYAHVLDDDLRNAMNAMEPVKVPS from the coding sequence ATGTCGATTTACAAGCGCGAAGGTTCGCCAAACTACACTTACGACTTTCAGTTCAAAGGCCAGCGATTCGCCGGATCGACCGGACACGCGAACAAACGCGATGCCGAGGCGCGCGAGCGAGAGATTCGCGAGGAGCTAAAGCGGCAATTCGCCAATGCGCGAAGCTTCGATGCCGCGCCGATGACAATCGATGAGGCAGCAGGGCGATATTGGGCTGAAGTCGGGGAGCGCGCCAAGTCGCACCGCGACATAAATTGGTCGCTAGTCTACATCGTCAAGAATCTCGGGCCTGACAAGGCGATTGCCTCGATCACCGACTCCGATGTTGCCGCATTGGTCGCGCGGCGGCGCGGCGATCTTGTCAGCTACCCAAAGATGATCGCTGGCAAGATGGCGAAAGAGCGCATTCCGAAGCGCATATCAAATTCGACGGTCAATCGCAGCGTTATCGATCCGCTCCGCCGAGTCCTTCGCCGGGCTGAGCAGAATTGGGGCGAGACTGTCGGCAGGATCAATTGGCGCGTCCATCGCTTGCGGGAGCCTGTCGAGCGCGTCCGGTTCGCGAGCGCAGAGGAGGAGGCGGCGATCTTTGCGGTACTGCCGTCGCACTATCACCCCGCCGTCCGGTTCGCGATCTTGTCAGGGCTGCGGGCCAGTGAGCTTTGCGGGATGAAATGGACTGACATTAATTGGTCCGGCCTTATCATCACCGTGCGAGGGAAGGGCAACAAGACCGCGCCAATTCCGCTATCCGCCGCGATGATCGAAATTCTTGCCCCTATGCGGCCCAGAGACGCCGTAGGAACGCCAGTTTGGCGGAATATGAGCAATGAGCCGATGACGTATCGAAGCTTGTCGGCGGCCTTCGTAAAGGCTTGCGAGCAGGCGGGGGTCGTCGGCTTGCGGCTGCACGACTTACGGCACACCTGCGCCACCCGGCTCTTGCGCTCGACAGGCAATTTGAAGATGGTTTCGCGGTTGCTCCGGCACAGCGATGTTTCAACCACGGCGAAATATGCGCACGTGCTGGACGACGATCTGCGCAATGCTATGAATGCAATGGAGCCGGTGAAAGTCCCATCATAA
- a CDS encoding recombinase family protein, with translation MAVYSYARVSTRRQADDGESLDVQQRIVAGYAQMHGLEIGRSFVERGVSGSVPLGERPEGSSLLAVLKPGDVVIAAKLDRMFRSAVDALENLDALKKAGVSLHLIDLGGDVTGNGIAKLVFTILSAVAEAERDRIRQRIADVKTDQKQRGRYLGGRRPFGWRPVDGKLVDDDAEQRAIKLMHKLFKTGLSLRAIAESVRATGVEISHEGVAKVLARKPGWKSTHLIDH, from the coding sequence ATGGCCGTCTATTCATATGCGCGCGTTTCAACTCGTCGTCAGGCCGATGATGGCGAAAGTCTCGACGTGCAACAGCGCATTGTCGCCGGATATGCACAGATGCACGGCCTAGAAATCGGTAGGAGCTTCGTAGAGCGGGGAGTCTCTGGTTCGGTGCCATTGGGCGAGCGGCCCGAGGGATCGTCTCTATTGGCCGTCCTAAAGCCCGGCGACGTGGTTATCGCAGCCAAGCTAGACCGCATGTTCCGCAGCGCCGTTGACGCACTGGAAAACCTCGACGCGCTCAAGAAAGCTGGCGTCAGCTTGCACCTTATCGACCTTGGCGGCGACGTGACCGGCAACGGTATCGCCAAGTTGGTTTTCACCATTTTGTCAGCCGTGGCCGAAGCCGAGCGTGATCGTATTCGTCAGCGTATCGCGGACGTTAAGACCGATCAGAAACAGCGCGGTCGGTATTTGGGTGGGAGGCGCCCCTTCGGCTGGCGGCCCGTCGATGGAAAACTTGTAGATGACGATGCCGAGCAACGCGCGATTAAGCTGATGCACAAGCTTTTCAAGACAGGCTTGTCATTGCGCGCCATTGCCGAGTCCGTGCGAGCAACAGGCGTCGAGATTAGCCACGAGGGCGTCGCCAAAGTGCTTGCCAGAAAGCCGGGCTGGAAATCCACGCACCTTATTGACCACTGA